A region of Paucidesulfovibrio longus DSM 6739 DNA encodes the following proteins:
- a CDS encoding S24 family peptidase, translated as MGFTDDLRNRLNNLVGRGSCFPNKKRMADSLEVDPSQLNRFLSGERGLTVDSLGRILDKLGARIAFPDDPADAAREVCFVTPERSQVGRDSPPPASEDYIAVPLASSPVAAGPGIIPEDRIDGWVLVWRHHEAVRFRSNMVAVQIGKYEQSMIPTLHPGDIVLVDRNERDPVPAGKIMLVTEPGGDDAGAMVKRVSTHKTADDMELIFYSDNSKEFPPMVYRLGRDYEGDISRAIVGKVVWAWSDMTRK; from the coding sequence ATGGGCTTTACGGATGATCTGCGCAACCGGCTGAACAACCTCGTGGGCCGGGGGAGCTGCTTCCCGAACAAGAAGCGCATGGCCGACTCCCTGGAAGTGGACCCCTCCCAGCTGAATCGGTTTCTCTCCGGGGAACGCGGGCTCACGGTGGATTCCCTGGGCCGCATCCTGGACAAGCTCGGCGCGCGCATCGCCTTTCCCGATGATCCGGCGGACGCCGCGCGCGAGGTCTGCTTCGTCACCCCGGAGCGCTCGCAGGTCGGCCGGGATTCTCCGCCGCCCGCGTCCGAAGACTATATCGCCGTCCCCCTGGCCTCCTCTCCCGTGGCGGCCGGGCCGGGCATCATTCCCGAAGACCGCATCGACGGCTGGGTGCTCGTCTGGCGGCACCACGAGGCCGTGCGCTTCCGCTCGAACATGGTCGCCGTGCAGATCGGCAAGTACGAGCAGTCCATGATCCCGACCCTGCACCCCGGCGACATCGTGCTCGTGGACCGCAACGAGCGCGACCCCGTGCCCGCCGGAAAGATCATGCTCGTGACCGAACCCGGCGGCGACGACGCGGGGGCCATGGTCAAGCGCGTGTCCACGCACAAGACCGCCGACGACATGGAGCTGATCTTCTACTCGGACAACAGCAAGGAATTTCCCCCCATGGTCTACCGCCTCGGACGCGACTACGAGGGCGACATCAGCCGCGCCATCGTGGGCAAGGTGGTCTGGGCCTGGAGCGACATGACCCGCAAGTAG
- a CDS encoding DUF5675 family protein has translation MDMDLVRLERSEDGVFGVLRCGGRVVCCTLEPQDLDNRQNVSCIPEGEYVCRRTHSSRFGETFEVCAVPGRDHILFHAGNTQGDTRGCILLGQGVGMLGGVRGIMDSRNALSGFLRLLEGRDQVELRIRNAG, from the coding sequence ATGGATATGGATCTGGTTCGGCTGGAGCGTTCCGAGGACGGGGTCTTCGGGGTTTTGCGCTGCGGAGGTCGTGTCGTCTGCTGCACGCTGGAACCGCAGGATTTGGACAATCGACAAAATGTCTCCTGCATCCCTGAAGGGGAGTATGTTTGTCGTCGGACACATTCCAGCCGTTTCGGGGAGACGTTCGAGGTCTGCGCCGTTCCGGGCCGGGACCACATCCTCTTCCACGCCGGCAACACGCAAGGCGACACGCGCGGCTGCATTCTGCTCGGCCAGGGCGTGGGCATGCTCGGCGGGGTCCGGGGGATCATGGATTCCCGCAATGCCCTTTCGGGATTTCTGCGGCTTCTGGAAGGCCGCGACCAGGTCGAGCTGCGCATCCGAAACGCAGGGTAG